A single region of the Methanococcoides sp. AM1 genome encodes:
- a CDS encoding class I SAM-dependent methyltransferase — MGGIIIKQYKAPSELPRNGSIATIISEIQQGEIVLDVGCSEGYLAKHIPNNDVWGIDANCQALFKAKETCAEVKLVDLNNLPINPIFSQKFDVIVFGDVLEHLLYPDKVLKHFKQYLKSQGRIIVSLPNIALWRVRLNLLLGKFDYSDYGVMDSTHLHFYTFKTSKDLISSSGYNVIKVQGAANFLGSVVHNASFLRKILSIHIIIVAIPKI; from the coding sequence ATCGGTGGTATAATTATTAAACAATACAAAGCTCCTTCAGAACTCCCTCGTAATGGTTCCATCGCCACTATTATTTCCGAAATTCAGCAAGGAGAAATTGTTTTAGATGTAGGATGTTCAGAAGGGTATTTAGCTAAGCATATACCTAATAATGATGTGTGGGGAATTGATGCTAATTGCCAAGCACTTTTCAAAGCTAAAGAAACCTGTGCAGAAGTAAAATTGGTTGACCTAAATAATCTCCCTATAAATCCGATTTTTAGCCAAAAATTTGATGTGATCGTTTTTGGTGACGTGCTAGAACATCTACTATATCCAGACAAAGTATTGAAACATTTTAAACAATACCTTAAATCTCAAGGCAGGATTATTGTATCATTACCTAATATAGCTCTTTGGAGAGTACGTTTAAATCTGTTACTGGGAAAATTCGATTATAGTGACTACGGTGTAATGGATTCAACTCATTTGCACTTTTATACCTTTAAGACATCCAAAGACTTAATCTCATCTTCCGGCTATAACGTGATTAAAGTGCAAGGTGCTGCCAATTTTCTAGGGTCAGTTGTACACAATGCATCTTTTTTAAGAAAGATATTAAGTATCCATATAATTATAGTTGCAATCCCAAAAATATGA